In Acaryochloris thomasi RCC1774, the DNA window CGTCTCAAGATTGGTGCGCAAGACACTGTCATTCTCCAAAAAGCTAGAGAATCATATCGGTGCTATTTGGTACTTTATTCACCATTACAATCAATCCTTACCTATTTAGGACTACCCAAAAAAGAACTAGAAACTGCAGGCTTAACTGACGCAGATTTGGACCAGGAACTGCAGACTTTAGCATGGAAAGCCTACAGCCTGTGGGAGAAAAAATGTGTCAATCAAGTGGTAGGTATTTATTTCAACACCACAACACCACCAGTCCGTTGGCAGAAGTATGAAGCTAAAATTGATGGATTGACACAGGCCCAATGTGATGAGCTCTTTGAGCAGATTCTGCACTATACAGAAGAGTTACTAGGAACTTTAGACACAGCTATGTCGGCGTTCTTTCACGCCAACGACCTATTCCCAAAGATATCTACAGATCAGGCCAAGCAAGCACCACAACTGTCCACTCAACAACAACTCGATATTGCTAAGCTTGCGATTGCAATGGACCCGAAGCCCTACTGTAAACATAGTCTAGAGGGAACTGTAGCGTGAAGCTCGCGCATCCGTTTGGACGATAGCATCAGTCGCAATACTCCTCGGGTAAATCTATTGACTCAGAATTTTTAGGCGCCTTGAGTAACGCCGCTAATTGCGATCTCCCTCTGACCCATCATGTAGACACTTAGCCCTGAGATTGTTTACCTAAGCCAAGCAAACAAAGCTATAGGGAAACTACCGCCTCGTGTGATCGGTATGGTAGCAGAATGGGTATCCCTACATCAGAACGAACTACAGACCGATTGGGAACGAGCGAAAACCCTAGAACCATTAGAAAAGATAGATCCGCTGCCATAGTTTATGAATATATTCACTGCCGTTGTAGAAAAAGACTTGGATGCCAACCTCTATGTTGGCTATGTCTCAGGCTTCCCTGGCGCACATTCTCAGGGCGAAACCTTAGATGAGCTACAGAGCAACCTTTCTGAAGTGATAGAGATGCTTCTTGGAGACGAGGCAACGAGCTTTGAGACTGTGTTTTTATGTATACAGCAAATTATGGTTTCGTAATCATGGGCAGTATTCCTGTTCTCAAGCCGTAGGAAGTGGCGCACATCTTGGCCCATTTGGGCTTTAGCCAAG includes these proteins:
- a CDS encoding DUF4160 domain-containing protein; its protein translation is MGKLPPRVIGMVAEWVSLHQNELQTDWERAKTLEPLEKIDPLP
- a CDS encoding type II toxin-antitoxin system HicB family antitoxin; this translates as MNIFTAVVEKDLDANLYVGYVSGFPGAHSQGETLDELQSNLSEVIEMLLGDEATSFETVFLCIQQIMVS